A DNA window from Bradyrhizobium sp. CCBAU 53421 contains the following coding sequences:
- a CDS encoding aldo/keto reductase, whose translation MQYRQLGRSGLKVSPICLGTMMFGGPTDEATSSRIVAKAREAGINFIDSADAYNGGKSEEVVGRAISNSRSNWVLATKLANPIGDDPNHGGLSRRWVLQAADESLKRLGTDYIDVYYLHKEDHATPLDETVRAMGDLIRAGKVRYFGVSNYRAWRVAEICNICDRLGIDRPVASQPYYNAMNRMPEVEHFPACAYYGLGIVPYSPLARGVLTGKYAPDTAPPADTRAGRNDKRMMQTEWRPESLQLAQEIKRHAESRGITAGQFAVAWVLNSSFVSAVIAGPRTEAQWDDYIRALDYRFTAEDEALIDRLVVTGHPSTPGFNDPAYPIEGRRARTG comes from the coding sequence ATGCAATATCGCCAGCTCGGCCGCAGCGGCCTGAAGGTCTCGCCGATCTGCCTCGGCACCATGATGTTCGGCGGACCGACCGACGAGGCGACCTCGTCGCGGATCGTGGCGAAGGCGCGCGAGGCCGGCATCAACTTCATCGACAGCGCCGACGCCTATAATGGCGGCAAGTCCGAGGAGGTCGTGGGACGCGCGATCTCGAACAGCCGGTCGAACTGGGTGCTCGCGACCAAGCTCGCCAATCCGATCGGCGACGATCCGAACCATGGCGGGCTGTCGCGGCGCTGGGTGTTGCAGGCTGCCGACGAGAGCCTGAAGCGGCTCGGCACCGACTACATCGACGTCTACTACCTGCACAAGGAAGACCACGCGACGCCGCTCGACGAGACGGTGCGCGCGATGGGCGACCTGATCCGCGCCGGCAAGGTGCGCTATTTCGGCGTCTCCAACTACCGTGCCTGGCGCGTCGCCGAGATCTGCAACATCTGCGACCGGCTCGGCATCGACCGTCCGGTCGCGAGCCAGCCCTATTACAACGCGATGAACCGGATGCCCGAGGTCGAGCATTTCCCGGCCTGCGCTTATTACGGCCTCGGCATCGTGCCCTATAGCCCGCTGGCGCGCGGCGTGCTGACCGGCAAATACGCGCCCGACACCGCACCGCCTGCGGATACCCGCGCCGGCCGCAACGACAAGCGCATGATGCAGACCGAGTGGCGGCCGGAATCGCTGCAACTCGCGCAGGAGATCAAGCGCCACGCCGAGAGCCGCGGCATCACCGCCGGGCAGTTCGCGGTCGCCTGGGTGCTCAACTCGTCGTTCGTCAGTGCGGTCATCGCGGGGCCACGCACCGAAGCGCAATGGGACGATTACATCCGCGCGCTCGACTACCGCTTCACCGCAGAGGACGAAGCCCTGATCGACCGCCTCGTCGTCACCGGCCATCCCTCGACCCCGGGCTTCAACGATCCCGCCTATCCGATCGAAGGACGCCGAGCGCGGACCGGATAG
- a CDS encoding PaaI family thioesterase: protein MTAKAADKLKSDGWKIADTTGFLTLIGPLWERLKDGALELALITEDKHHNRRGLVQGGVIMTFADRACGMAARFVSGKPTLATVQLDTHFVEAGKIGEILTTRPRVVRSTRSLIFITAEVAVDKRCIAMANGVFKILKNDS from the coding sequence ATGACGGCCAAGGCCGCGGACAAACTCAAATCCGACGGCTGGAAGATCGCCGACACCACGGGTTTCCTGACGCTGATCGGCCCGCTGTGGGAACGGTTGAAGGACGGCGCGCTCGAGCTCGCGCTGATCACCGAAGACAAGCACCACAATCGCCGCGGCCTGGTGCAGGGCGGCGTCATCATGACCTTCGCCGACCGCGCCTGCGGCATGGCCGCGCGCTTCGTCTCGGGCAAGCCGACGCTTGCGACGGTGCAGCTCGATACCCATTTCGTCGAGGCCGGCAAGATCGGCGAGATCCTGACGACCCGGCCGCGCGTGGTGCGCTCGACCCGCAGCCTGATCTTCATCACGGCCGAGGTAGCCGTCGACAAGCGCTGCATCGCGATGGCCAACGGCGTGTTCAAGATTCTGAAGAACGACAGCTGA
- a CDS encoding CoA pyrophosphatase: MARTFDDATRRNIAELCSAFARLAPADAAPTLKRAAVAIALTEGDDNNSTAFLLTRRSAQLRSHAAQWALPGGRCDAGETQTEAALRELHEELGLALSERDVLGMLDDYPTRSGYLITPVVVWAGARAAITPNPDEVASVHRIGLDAVELEGAFSFVTIPESARRVIRFRLGGQQIHAPTAALIYQFREVLAGRNTRVADLEQPVFAWK; the protein is encoded by the coding sequence ATGGCCCGCACATTTGACGATGCCACCCGGCGGAATATCGCAGAGCTCTGCTCAGCGTTCGCGCGCCTGGCGCCGGCCGATGCGGCACCGACGCTGAAGCGCGCGGCGGTCGCGATCGCGCTGACCGAAGGTGATGACAACAATAGCACGGCATTCCTGCTGACCCGCCGCAGCGCGCAGCTGCGCTCCCACGCCGCGCAATGGGCGCTGCCGGGCGGCCGCTGCGATGCCGGCGAGACCCAGACTGAGGCCGCGCTGCGCGAGCTGCACGAGGAGCTTGGGCTGGCGCTGTCCGAGCGCGACGTGCTCGGCATGCTCGATGATTATCCTACGCGCTCCGGCTATCTCATCACGCCGGTCGTGGTCTGGGCTGGTGCACGTGCGGCGATCACGCCGAACCCGGACGAGGTCGCGTCCGTCCATCGCATCGGTCTCGATGCGGTCGAGCTCGAGGGCGCATTCAGCTTCGTCACGATCCCGGAGAGCGCGCGGCGCGTGATCCGCTTCCGGCTCGGCGGCCAGCAGATCCATGCGCCGACCGCCGCGCTGATCTATCAGTTCCGCGAGGTGCTCGCCGGCCGCAACACCCGCGTCGCCGATCTGGAGCAGCCGGTGTTCGCGTGGAAGTAG
- a CDS encoding CoA ester lyase, translating to MRKLRPAPLCRSWLFLEGANEAVLQGAAASGADVLIHELEDFTPPTLRATARALAAELYAAWRDQGVVVAVRVNPLDQDGMDDLAAVMRGRPDIVALPKVAEPHHVVRLDEAVTRFERDYGIAEGSTALLPNIEFARGLVQTGAIAAASRRTIGCLMASEDLAADLGAERGSDGLELAYARQRFIVECRAASVVAVDCPYTWSDAAGVERDTVWARRLGYTAKSLVDPAHAAIVNDVLTPSEDELHQARRIVAAFEAARAQGLGRVELDGSLLEVPTYSNAKRLIARGEALRAIDRGVQA from the coding sequence ATGCGCAAGCTGCGCCCGGCCCCGCTGTGCCGCTCCTGGCTGTTTCTCGAAGGCGCCAACGAGGCGGTCCTGCAAGGCGCGGCCGCCAGCGGCGCCGATGTGTTGATCCACGAGCTGGAGGACTTCACCCCGCCGACGCTACGGGCGACGGCGCGGGCGCTGGCGGCTGAGCTCTACGCGGCCTGGCGCGACCAGGGCGTGGTGGTCGCGGTCCGCGTCAATCCGCTGGATCAGGACGGCATGGACGATCTTGCCGCGGTGATGCGCGGCCGTCCGGATATCGTCGCGCTGCCGAAGGTCGCCGAGCCGCACCATGTCGTCAGGCTCGACGAGGCGGTGACGCGGTTCGAGCGCGACTACGGCATCGCTGAGGGATCGACGGCGCTGCTCCCGAACATCGAGTTCGCGCGCGGGCTGGTGCAAACCGGCGCGATCGCGGCGGCGAGCCGGCGCACCATCGGCTGCCTGATGGCCTCCGAAGACCTCGCCGCCGATCTTGGCGCCGAGCGCGGCAGCGATGGCCTGGAACTCGCTTACGCGCGGCAGCGTTTCATCGTCGAATGCCGCGCCGCCAGTGTCGTAGCGGTCGATTGTCCCTACACCTGGAGCGACGCTGCGGGCGTCGAACGCGACACGGTCTGGGCGCGACGGCTGGGTTACACCGCAAAGAGCCTGGTCGATCCCGCGCATGCCGCCATCGTCAACGACGTCCTCACGCCGAGCGAGGATGAGCTGCACCAGGCGCGCAGGATCGTCGCTGCCTTCGAAGCGGCACGGGCACAGGGTCTTGGGCGCGTCGAGCTCGACGGCTCGCTGCTCGAAGTTCCGACCTATTCCAACGCAAAGCGCCTGATCGCGCGCGGGGAAGCGCTGCGCGCGATCGATCGCGGCGTTCAGGCCTGA
- a CDS encoding EAL domain-containing protein — MNHISHITQPRAGWFGHRKLTPRACIADSKKHLRTFLAEALEDLGFITSECSQALELDTVLDAERPDLLVLGVSVDGIEVSKILETLVRKDYGGKVLVIGQPDSIIVKAVRQIGDEYGIAMLPALSTPFSAGTLRDSLASLMPLEPAPSPAVDVPEALKAGWLELWYQQKIHLRTLVPSGAEALIRMRHPAWGVVPPAYFIPDESDPHFHALSEFVIERAIEDWRYLLEQIGPVNLSINLPISFLADDHAVRELCYRIPDHAAFAGLLIEIDSAEVVDNLDLAIEVARRVRLHNIGISIDNVGANWPSLLGLPNFPFVQLKVDHQYVTGCADQRLKQTVCRRIVELAHDAGAQVVAQGVETRADFLAAHEMDFDQVQGYLFGKPMGVKKFARSRMHFSEKEPAS; from the coding sequence AAAAACACCTTCGGACCTTTCTCGCGGAGGCGCTGGAAGACCTCGGCTTCATCACCAGTGAATGCAGCCAGGCCTTGGAACTCGACACCGTGCTCGACGCGGAACGGCCCGATCTTCTGGTGCTCGGCGTATCCGTGGACGGCATCGAAGTCAGTAAAATTCTCGAGACTTTGGTGAGAAAGGACTACGGCGGAAAGGTCCTCGTCATCGGCCAGCCGGACTCGATCATCGTCAAGGCGGTCCGGCAGATCGGCGATGAGTACGGCATCGCCATGCTGCCGGCTCTCTCCACCCCGTTCAGCGCCGGAACCCTTCGTGACAGTCTCGCGTCATTGATGCCGCTCGAGCCCGCGCCGAGCCCGGCGGTAGATGTGCCCGAAGCGCTGAAGGCCGGCTGGCTCGAGCTGTGGTATCAGCAGAAAATTCATCTCCGGACGTTGGTTCCGAGCGGCGCCGAGGCGCTGATCCGGATGCGCCATCCCGCATGGGGCGTCGTGCCGCCGGCCTACTTCATCCCCGACGAAAGCGATCCGCATTTTCATGCGCTGTCCGAGTTCGTGATCGAGCGCGCGATCGAGGACTGGCGTTATCTCCTGGAGCAGATCGGGCCGGTCAATCTTTCGATCAACCTGCCGATCTCCTTCCTCGCCGACGATCATGCAGTGCGCGAGCTTTGCTACCGGATCCCCGATCACGCCGCCTTCGCCGGCCTGCTGATCGAGATCGACAGCGCCGAGGTGGTCGACAATCTCGACCTCGCGATCGAGGTCGCCCGGCGCGTTCGGCTGCACAATATCGGTATCTCGATCGACAATGTCGGCGCCAACTGGCCGTCCTTGCTGGGATTGCCGAACTTTCCATTCGTCCAGCTGAAGGTCGATCATCAATACGTCACCGGTTGCGCGGATCAGCGTCTGAAGCAGACGGTGTGCCGGCGTATCGTCGAGCTCGCACACGACGCCGGTGCGCAGGTTGTCGCGCAGGGGGTGGAGACGCGCGCGGATTTCCTCGCCGCGCACGAGATGGATTTCGATCAGGTCCAGGGCTACCTGTTCGGCAAGCCGATGGGCGTCAAGAAGTTCGCCCGCTCGCGCATGCACTTCTCGGAGAAAGAGCCGGCGTCCTGA